The Rhododendron vialii isolate Sample 1 chromosome 8a, ASM3025357v1 genome has a window encoding:
- the LOC131335067 gene encoding calmodulin-binding protein 60 A-like isoform X1: MSQNNEVLKDGNSGEEETRVSSGGKELEGLLIRNVDGSIHQVIEQIVDRRIHQVIEQIVDRRIHQAIEQKMAPMISRMVKEELELAGETPWARLNHHSGIGVQSSESRTLQLEFKDKFSLPLVARQTIEGEGNTPVRVALVDVTTKQVVTSGPEASAEVEIVVVMGDFDGDNWTVEEFNKKIVREMEGKKSLLTGNVHLNLEAGVGVVPKISFTHNSNWMKVCKLRLGAKVVDSFNGARVREAVTEPFVLKDYRNTYTKKHFPPSLNDEVWRLQMISKDGPIHNRLVSENIKTVKDFLTRFFVDPQSLQNILGSAKRLESIVDHAQTCILDKSLQLYFPVSSEKKAGVVFNEVGQLMGLISECCYLPIDKLSKDQKVNGEKLVVSALKHREEVKSFNDETLMRSYLQSVNDAYPSNVSIPSLYYCEPSHTQNRHDHTQPSTSSHGNQEVPSDFPNEGIMSSNPSFENASDLNEYGLQNTNVEDLIGDGSGIFPGNSFNPFCESQYSLLIYDDHPFQHLLMNSEAPGLSHFIDDFSSPRAADVAKAHRKWSMLYNVLKSKRKIAALKRVSSEAVPASKRPKNY, translated from the exons atgtCTCAGAATAATGAGGTGTTGAAAGATGGCAATTCAggagaggaggaaacaagggtTTCTTCAGGAGG GAAGGAGCTGGAGGGTTTGCTGATCAGAAACGTCGACGGAAGCATCCACCAAGTCATCGAGCAAATCGTCGACCGAAGGATCCACCAAGTCATCGAGCAAATCGTCGACCGAAGGATCCACCAAGCTATAGAGCAAAAAATGGCGCCTATGATTTCTAGAATG GTCAAGGAAGAACTTGAATTGGCAGGAGAAACGCCTTGGGCTAGATTGAACCA TCATTCTGGGATTGGAGTACAATCTTCGGAATCAAGAACACTCCAACTAGAGTTCAAGGACAAGTTCTCCCTGCCACTAGTTGCTCGTCAAACGATTGAAGGAGAAGGAAATACTCCCGTCAGAGTGGCTTTAGTCGATGTAACTACAAAGCAAGTTGTTACCTCAGGACCTGAAGCATCTGCAGAGGTTGAGATAGTAGTTGTTATGGGAGATTTTGACGGTGACAATTGGACGGTTGAAGAATTTAACAAAAAGATTGTCAGAGAAATGGAAGGGAAAAAATCTCTTCTGACTGGAAATGTGCATCTGAATCTGGAAGCAGGTGTAGGTGTCGTACCTAAGATTTCTTTCACGCATAATTCAAATTGGATGAAGGTCTGTAAGCTCCGTCTAGGAGCAAAAGTTGTGGATAGTTTTAACGGGGCTAGAGTAAGAGAAGCAGTAACAGAACCCTTTGTCCTTAAGGATTATCGCAACACCT ATACTAAGAAGCACTTCCCGCCATCTCTAAATGATGAGGTTTGGCGATTACAAATGATCAGCAAAGATGGTCCTATCCATAACCGTTTGGTTAGTGAAAACATCAAAACCGTGAAAGATTTTCTTACTCGGTTCTTTGTTGATCCTCAAAGCCTCCAAAAT ATCCTTGGGAGTGCAAAAAGGTTGGAATCCATTGTGGACCATGCTCAAACATGTATACTTGATAAGAGCTTGCAACTCTATTTTCCCGTCAGCTCTGAGAAAAAAGCTGGTGTGGTTTTCAATGAGGTGGGGCAATTGATGGGACTAATTTCAGAATGTTGTTATCTCCCAATTGATAAGCTCTCCAAAGATCAAAAG GTTAACGGCGAGAAGTTGGTGGTGTCTGCACTGAAACACAGGGAGGAAGTAAAGTCTTTCAATGATGAGACTTTAATGCGTTCCTATTTGCAGTCAGTGAATGATGCTTACCCATCAAACGTATCGATTCCCAGCCTCTATTACTGTGAACCTTCTCACACTCAAAATAGACATGATCATACACAACCAAGCACTTCTTCCCACGGGAATCAAGAAGTACCTTCCGACTTCCCCAATGAGGGTATCATGTCATCTAATCCATCTTTTGAAAATGCAAGTGATTTGAATGAATATGGCTTGCAAAATACTAATGTGGAGGATCTTATCGGTGATGGCTCTGGGATTTTTCCAGGAAATTCGTTTAATCCCTTCTGTGAGAGTCAGTATTCACTGTTAATTTATGATGATCATCCCTTTCAACATCTGCTCATGAATTCTGAAGCACCAGGTCTGAGCCATTTTATCGATGACTTTTCGTCACCTCGTGCTGCTGATGTTGCTAAAGCCCATAGAAAATGGTCAATGTTATACAATGTGCTGAAGTCTAAAAGGAAGATTGCTGCATTGAAGCGTGTTTCTTCAGAAGCAGTGCCTGCTTCAAAGAGGCCAAAAAACTACTGA
- the LOC131335067 gene encoding calmodulin-binding protein 60 A-like isoform X2, whose product MSLYFSFSHSGIGVQSSESRTLQLEFKDKFSLPLVARQTIEGEGNTPVRVALVDVTTKQVVTSGPEASAEVEIVVVMGDFDGDNWTVEEFNKKIVREMEGKKSLLTGNVHLNLEAGVGVVPKISFTHNSNWMKVCKLRLGAKVVDSFNGARVREAVTEPFVLKDYRNTYTKKHFPPSLNDEVWRLQMISKDGPIHNRLVSENIKTVKDFLTRFFVDPQSLQNILGSAKRLESIVDHAQTCILDKSLQLYFPVSSEKKAGVVFNEVGQLMGLISECCYLPIDKLSKDQKVNGEKLVVSALKHREEVKSFNDETLMRSYLQSVNDAYPSNVSIPSLYYCEPSHTQNRHDHTQPSTSSHGNQEVPSDFPNEGIMSSNPSFENASDLNEYGLQNTNVEDLIGDGSGIFPGNSFNPFCESQYSLLIYDDHPFQHLLMNSEAPGLSHFIDDFSSPRAADVAKAHRKWSMLYNVLKSKRKIAALKRVSSEAVPASKRPKNY is encoded by the exons ATGTCCTTGTACTTCTCATTCAGTCATTCTGGGATTGGAGTACAATCTTCGGAATCAAGAACACTCCAACTAGAGTTCAAGGACAAGTTCTCCCTGCCACTAGTTGCTCGTCAAACGATTGAAGGAGAAGGAAATACTCCCGTCAGAGTGGCTTTAGTCGATGTAACTACAAAGCAAGTTGTTACCTCAGGACCTGAAGCATCTGCAGAGGTTGAGATAGTAGTTGTTATGGGAGATTTTGACGGTGACAATTGGACGGTTGAAGAATTTAACAAAAAGATTGTCAGAGAAATGGAAGGGAAAAAATCTCTTCTGACTGGAAATGTGCATCTGAATCTGGAAGCAGGTGTAGGTGTCGTACCTAAGATTTCTTTCACGCATAATTCAAATTGGATGAAGGTCTGTAAGCTCCGTCTAGGAGCAAAAGTTGTGGATAGTTTTAACGGGGCTAGAGTAAGAGAAGCAGTAACAGAACCCTTTGTCCTTAAGGATTATCGCAACACCT ATACTAAGAAGCACTTCCCGCCATCTCTAAATGATGAGGTTTGGCGATTACAAATGATCAGCAAAGATGGTCCTATCCATAACCGTTTGGTTAGTGAAAACATCAAAACCGTGAAAGATTTTCTTACTCGGTTCTTTGTTGATCCTCAAAGCCTCCAAAAT ATCCTTGGGAGTGCAAAAAGGTTGGAATCCATTGTGGACCATGCTCAAACATGTATACTTGATAAGAGCTTGCAACTCTATTTTCCCGTCAGCTCTGAGAAAAAAGCTGGTGTGGTTTTCAATGAGGTGGGGCAATTGATGGGACTAATTTCAGAATGTTGTTATCTCCCAATTGATAAGCTCTCCAAAGATCAAAAG GTTAACGGCGAGAAGTTGGTGGTGTCTGCACTGAAACACAGGGAGGAAGTAAAGTCTTTCAATGATGAGACTTTAATGCGTTCCTATTTGCAGTCAGTGAATGATGCTTACCCATCAAACGTATCGATTCCCAGCCTCTATTACTGTGAACCTTCTCACACTCAAAATAGACATGATCATACACAACCAAGCACTTCTTCCCACGGGAATCAAGAAGTACCTTCCGACTTCCCCAATGAGGGTATCATGTCATCTAATCCATCTTTTGAAAATGCAAGTGATTTGAATGAATATGGCTTGCAAAATACTAATGTGGAGGATCTTATCGGTGATGGCTCTGGGATTTTTCCAGGAAATTCGTTTAATCCCTTCTGTGAGAGTCAGTATTCACTGTTAATTTATGATGATCATCCCTTTCAACATCTGCTCATGAATTCTGAAGCACCAGGTCTGAGCCATTTTATCGATGACTTTTCGTCACCTCGTGCTGCTGATGTTGCTAAAGCCCATAGAAAATGGTCAATGTTATACAATGTGCTGAAGTCTAAAAGGAAGATTGCTGCATTGAAGCGTGTTTCTTCAGAAGCAGTGCCTGCTTCAAAGAGGCCAAAAAACTACTGA